The genomic region TTGAGGCTGAGGAATCAGCCGTTCTGCTACAGGTGCGCCGAGAGTGAAGAAAGCAACATCTCCATCCAGCCAACCGCGAGTCGCCACTGTGCCGTAAGGTGCAATCCAATTTGTCACGGTACGATCTTTGATTTTGGTTTCTTGTACTTGAAATTGATATTTACTCCGCATCACCCGTTCGAGTTGAAATAGAGCTTGTTCGGCTTTATTGCGGTTTTTGGTTTGGACTAAAAATACTAAAGAAAGGGCAAAATTATCTGGTGCACCTGCTTTGGGAGCAGCAGGAATCATAGATACGGCAAACTCACCATCCATCCAACTGAGTAAATCTTGGTCTAAATCCAGCCCTGTAACTGAGGTTATACCTTTACGCAGTTCTTGGGGACGGATAGGTGCCTGGGGATTGGATTGTACTTCTCGGGCGTATTCTTGCCATAACCGCTGTAAATTGCCGCTTGAGAGCATCATTAATGTTTCTGCCGGTAGGCGGCTTTGCATTTTGCCCGCATTGTTTTCTACAGCGAATACTTGTTGGCTGTCGGGCTTGCGCCAGGAAATACTTTTGAGGCGAACTCCTTCTGATTCCAGATTAATAGTAGCAGCTACACCTTGGTTATTTTGCAACTGAGCTAAACCTTGGGGTGAAAACGAGCGGCTGGGATTTGCAGCAGCAATTCTCGCAGCTACGGGTACGTTGACGTACAGTTGAGCAAAACGCTGTTTGGTAGCAATCTGCTCAAAAGCATTGGTGTAACCTGCTGTTTGCTTTAGGGAAGCAGCCGCACCTTTATAAGTGTCGATCGCTCTATCCGTCGCTTGCGGACGATCTGTGACGATTAAATAACGCCCATCTAGGACGGCGGCTGAATAATATTGCGCTTTGGCTCCTTGAGTTTCTCTAATCTCAACGCCTTTATAGTTTCGCTGGCGAGTTTTGCCTTGTGCGGACGGTTTGGGTTGCTCTAAAATCCGCTTTGCTGCAATTCGATCGGCAATGGGCAACACCATAACTAGAGACTGCTGGCGATCGCTATTCGATGGCGGAGATGAGTTTGATGTCGCTGGTATGGGCGGTGGCAGAAAGGCAATGCTAACTTCTTTACCAACCCAAGGCTGGATGTCACGCTGGTAGTTGTAACCGTTTGCTGTGAGGAGGCGATCGCCCAACTGGGCTAAATTTGTCTTGAGCTGGGCTTGAATTTGGGGCGTACCGAACTGCTGGAGTTGCTGCCACTGCTGGGTATTTGTAGAAATAGATAGAGCCACCAAAGCATCTTGGGGGATAATATTCGACCCCACAGGCAGGTTTTCTAATTGCCCTTGGCTTTGGAGGAATACCCAGTAAGCAGTTGCTCCCCCACCAATTAATAAGCCAGCAGCTCCCAAAGTCAATAGAAGGGAAGGTTTACGTTTTTCAGGCATGGGATTAATGAAGACAGAGGATGTCTTGGCGAGCGAAGATCTGTAACGATTTTGCCCTCAAAATAGCCTAGAGAAGCACTATTCTAGTTTATTTTTTTCTGTGCCTACATTGCCCCTACGCGATCGCCAACATCTAAAGAAAACAATATGCTTTAATTTAAGTCCAAATTAAATCTAAAAATCTTCAAACTTCTAGCAATTGTCAGCAATTTTGTCAAGGATACTCAATCGAGCAGTAGAGCGAGGAAATTTACTCGTAGTGATGGGAAAGTTAGAAGTTAGAGTGACAAGCCAACCACCAACTACCAACTACCCATGACCCATTACCATTATTTAACCAAATCTACCACTAACGTATTCTTGCGTAGCTTGTTGTTCGGGAGATTGGAAAATTACTTCTGTTGGGTTGTATTCTACCAAATAACCCATTTTGCCACCTTTTTCTGTGGCTTGAGCGTTGAAAAAGGCAGTCATATCTGACACCCGCGATGCTTGTTGCATGTTGTGGGTAACGATAATAATCGTGTATTTCTCTTTCAGTTCGTGCAGTAATTCTTCTACCCGTAATGTCGAAATTGGATCGAGGGCAGAACAGGGTTCGTCCATTAAGATAACTTCTGGTTCAATTGCCAAAGCACGGGCAATACACAATCTTTGCTGCTGTCCTCCAGAGAGAGAAAGACCGCTTTGTTTGAGTTTATCTTTGACTTCATCCCATAAAGCAGCTTGACGGATCGAGCGCTCGACTAATTCATCCATATCGC from Chroococcidiopsis sp. SAG 2025 harbors:
- the pstB gene encoding phosphate ABC transporter ATP-binding protein PstB; the protein is MLFNTTTTATDTVLQTDNLSVFYGNFKAVRDVNLNIYKNKITAFIGPSGCGKSTVLRCFNRLNDLIPGAHIEGRITFQETDIYDRRVDPVELRRRIGMVFQRPNPFPKSIYENIAFGARINGYQGDMDELVERSIRQAALWDEVKDKLKQSGLSLSGGQQQRLCIARALAIEPEVILMDEPCSALDPISTLRVEELLHELKEKYTIIIVTHNMQQASRVSDMTAFFNAQATEKGGKMGYLVEYNPTEVIFQSPEQQATQEYVSGRFG
- a CDS encoding DUF3352 domain-containing protein; this encodes MPEKRKPSLLLTLGAAGLLIGGGATAYWVFLQSQGQLENLPVGSNIIPQDALVALSISTNTQQWQQLQQFGTPQIQAQLKTNLAQLGDRLLTANGYNYQRDIQPWVGKEVSIAFLPPPIPATSNSSPPSNSDRQQSLVMVLPIADRIAAKRILEQPKPSAQGKTRQRNYKGVEIRETQGAKAQYYSAAVLDGRYLIVTDRPQATDRAIDTYKGAAASLKQTAGYTNAFEQIATKQRFAQLYVNVPVAARIAAANPSRSFSPQGLAQLQNNQGVAATINLESEGVRLKSISWRKPDSQQVFAVENNAGKMQSRLPAETLMMLSSGNLQRLWQEYAREVQSNPQAPIRPQELRKGITSVTGLDLDQDLLSWMDGEFAVSMIPAAPKAGAPDNFALSLVFLVQTKNRNKAEQALFQLERVMRSKYQFQVQETKIKDRTVTNWIAPYGTVATRGWLDGDVAFFTLGAPVAERLIPQPQSILASAAQFQQTVPSALNATNGQFFLDVEPTVKALPLPQLFSGQQIFFDATRSIGVTSAISSDRSIRYDVFVALKKIGSR